The following are encoded together in the Nocardioides okcheonensis genome:
- a CDS encoding TadE/TadG family type IV pilus assembly protein, whose protein sequence is MALLLPALFAVMFLGVQASLYYHARTVALAAAEEGAREAAGQTGSRDSGIAVASAFLRDAGGDDVMTDTGITGSRTADTATVTVTGKTLSVIPGWRGTVTQHATMPVERVTP, encoded by the coding sequence ATGGCGCTGCTGCTCCCTGCCCTGTTCGCGGTGATGTTTCTGGGTGTCCAGGCGTCGCTGTACTACCACGCTCGGACCGTCGCTCTCGCGGCCGCCGAGGAGGGTGCCCGCGAAGCCGCAGGGCAGACCGGAAGCCGCGACAGCGGAATCGCCGTGGCATCAGCCTTCCTGCGCGACGCCGGCGGAGACGACGTCATGACCGACACCGGCATCACCGGCAGCCGCACCGCGGACACGGCCACCGTCACCGTGACCGGAAAGACACTCAGCGTCATCCCCGGCTGGCGAGGCACCGTGACCCAGCACGCCACCATGCCGGTCGAACGGGTCACCCCATGA
- a CDS encoding pilus assembly protein TadG-related protein: MTHHRVPHCVAVSSFDISSGRDFGGPSRRRDDRGSISIWFATTSFIMVVLVGLVVDVGGQVQTQQHARAVAAQAARAGAQELDATSVKGRGLAIDPGGARVAAIAYLRATGVAGTVTVSDGTLLTVRTTDTYRPKFLSIIGVTRMTVTGEGSARLIQTPGSRT, encoded by the coding sequence ATGACGCATCACCGGGTACCCCACTGCGTCGCAGTCAGCAGCTTCGACATTTCGTCCGGCCGAGACTTCGGAGGGCCCAGCCGTCGCCGAGACGACCGCGGCTCGATCTCGATCTGGTTCGCCACGACCTCCTTCATCATGGTCGTACTCGTTGGCTTGGTGGTCGACGTCGGTGGGCAGGTCCAGACACAGCAGCACGCCCGAGCAGTCGCGGCTCAGGCCGCGCGCGCCGGTGCCCAGGAACTCGACGCCACCTCAGTCAAGGGCCGCGGCCTGGCGATCGACCCTGGCGGCGCTCGCGTCGCAGCTATCGCCTACCTCCGAGCCACCGGTGTCGCCGGAACCGTCACCGTCAGTGACGGGACGCTCCTCACGGTCCGCACCACTGACACCTATCGGCCGAAGTTCCTCAGCATCATCGGCGTCACCCGCATGACCGTCACCGGTGAAGGATCCGCGCGACTCATCCAGACTCCAGGGAGCCGGACATGA
- a CDS encoding TadE/TadG family type IV pilus assembly protein, with product MSRRLRDERGSVAIEAVVGLPAFALFISLIVMGGRVEITRQAIEAAAFDGARAASLERTRTDAAAAARTSVAASLTALPCTTSSVVVDAAGFDAPLGTTVLVGVTVTCRVGLADLSLPGVPGHRLLTATAYSPVDAYRERR from the coding sequence GTGAGTCGCCGCCTCCGTGATGAACGAGGGTCGGTCGCGATCGAGGCAGTCGTCGGCCTACCGGCCTTCGCGCTGTTCATCTCACTCATCGTGATGGGTGGCCGGGTCGAGATCACCCGCCAAGCCATCGAAGCGGCAGCCTTCGATGGCGCACGAGCAGCCTCGCTGGAACGCACCCGAACCGACGCCGCCGCAGCCGCGCGCACGAGCGTCGCCGCCAGCCTGACCGCGCTGCCCTGCACCACCAGTAGCGTGGTCGTCGACGCCGCCGGCTTCGACGCGCCACTCGGCACCACGGTGCTGGTCGGCGTCACCGTCACCTGTCGAGTCGGGCTCGCCGACCTGTCCCTGCCCGGTGTACCTGGCCACCGGCTCCTCACCGCGACCGCGTACAGCCCCGTCGACGCCTATCGGGAGCGCCGATGA